In Curtobacterium sp. MCPF17_002, one genomic interval encodes:
- a CDS encoding hotdog fold thioesterase gives MGELAEKMGMVITELSAERAVGTIPVEGNRQPVGLLHGGAFVVLAESLGSMAATVHAGPGRYAVGIELNASHSRSATSGLVTGTCTALHLGNTLTTHEIVLTDDQGRRCSTVRITNMIREAR, from the coding sequence ATGGGCGAACTCGCCGAGAAGATGGGCATGGTCATCACCGAGCTGTCCGCCGAGCGGGCGGTCGGCACCATCCCCGTCGAGGGCAACCGCCAGCCGGTCGGCCTCCTGCACGGCGGCGCGTTCGTCGTCCTCGCCGAGAGCCTGGGGTCGATGGCGGCCACGGTCCACGCCGGTCCCGGCCGGTACGCGGTCGGCATCGAACTGAACGCCTCCCACTCACGGAGCGCCACGAGCGGCCTGGTGACCGGTACCTGCACGGCACTCCACCTCGGCAACACGCTCACCACGCACGAGATCGTCCTCACCGACGACCAGGGGCGGCGCTGCTCCACCGTGCGCATCACCAACATGATCCGCGAAGCCCGCTGA
- a CDS encoding VOC family protein: MPISDWKIELIMVPVSDVDRARDFYERIGFSIDHDQRVSDELRFVQATPPGSACSIAFGEGIMSPDVVPGSLKSVQVVVPDADEALAHLQGLGVDAVGVDELAWGRFVFFTDPDQNAWTLQELPKRG, encoded by the coding sequence ATGCCCATCAGCGACTGGAAGATCGAGCTCATCATGGTGCCGGTCAGCGACGTCGACCGAGCCCGCGACTTCTACGAGCGCATCGGCTTCTCGATCGACCACGACCAGCGCGTCTCCGACGAGCTCCGGTTCGTCCAGGCGACCCCGCCCGGGTCCGCCTGCTCGATCGCGTTCGGCGAGGGGATCATGTCCCCGGACGTCGTACCGGGTTCCCTGAAGTCCGTCCAGGTCGTCGTGCCGGACGCCGACGAGGCACTCGCGCACCTGCAGGGCCTCGGCGTCGACGCGGTCGGTGTGGACGAGCTGGCGTGGGGCCGGTTCGTCTTCTTCACGGATCCGGACCAGAACGCCTGGACACTGCAAGAGCTCCCGAAGCGCGGCTGA
- a CDS encoding GNAT family N-acetyltransferase — protein sequence MDDVVIRASRPDDMPAVADLRWRWSVDEGGATPGATQDAYRDAMTAFAAAHPETHRCVVAERDGRVLGVAWLGLVPRPPTPDRPRGRLTADVQTVYVHPELRGRGVAKRLVTALLDVADELGVERTSVHSSSEGETLYRRLGFGDVRLLLQRPPED from the coding sequence ATGGACGATGTGGTGATCCGTGCCTCCAGGCCGGACGACATGCCCGCGGTGGCCGACCTGCGGTGGCGGTGGAGCGTCGACGAGGGCGGCGCGACGCCGGGGGCGACGCAGGACGCCTACCGCGACGCGATGACGGCCTTCGCCGCGGCGCACCCCGAGACCCACCGGTGCGTCGTCGCCGAACGCGACGGGCGGGTGCTCGGGGTGGCGTGGCTCGGGCTGGTCCCGCGGCCGCCGACGCCGGACCGGCCGCGGGGGCGGCTGACGGCCGACGTGCAGACCGTCTACGTGCACCCCGAACTGCGCGGCCGTGGGGTCGCGAAGCGGCTCGTCACCGCACTGCTCGACGTCGCCGACGAGCTCGGCGTCGAGCGGACGTCGGTGCACTCGAGCAGCGAGGGCGAGACGCTCTACCGGCGGCTCGGGTTCGGCGATGTGCGCCTGCTCCTCCAGCGACCGCCGGAGGACTGA